The Drosophila biarmipes strain raj3 chromosome 2L, RU_DBia_V1.1, whole genome shotgun sequence genome has a window encoding:
- the LOC108034202 gene encoding tyrosine-protein kinase Dnt, translating into MESASKCAQNAVKTNVMLKMSRKMWLLGLLTLAALQLRSGSEVAAHLNVFLNPVEVMRLLGVSAEVYYVREGHINNYALNFIVPVPANVKDISFTWQSLAGRGLPYSINVVSSDQEVLPRPAINVSYSGEIPTSIQTWSIALKCSGLKAAEVDVTVSLEVVLNRSLNNVTHLVFRRKKICLVSDSAEDTSEDMDDPQLLETVMLPPTGLITLVVGVSVAMGSVCLLLMIAYCVKGAANKRQHHQHGGQPMRTSSFQRLNTHPPCQSSMGSAAYMTPSIIAPIHGSSLPRKAPVSVEQQHPEELHRRISELTVERCRVRLSSLLQEGTFGRVYRGTYNDNQDVLVKTVAQHASQMQVLLLLQEGMLLYGASHPGILSVLGVSIEDHTTPFVLYPALNNTRNLKLFLLDPACARTVTTIQIVMMASQLSMALDHLHSHGVVHKDIATRNCVIDDQLRVKLSDSSLSRDLFPSDYNCLGDSENRPVKWMSLEALQHKQFSEASDSWAFGVLMWELCTSAKQPYAEVDPFEMEHYLKDGYRLAQPFNCPDELFTIMAYCWALLPGERPTFAQLQSCLSEFYSQITRYV; encoded by the exons ATGGAATCCGCGAGTAAATGCGCCCAAAACGCAGTTAAAACAAATGTTATGCTGAAAATGAGCCGGAAAATGTGGTTGCTAGGTCTGCTGACGCTGGCAGCGCTGCAACTGCGCTCTGGCAGCGAGGTAGCGGCGCATCTGAATGTTTTTCTGAATCCCGTGGAAGTTATGCGTTTACTAG GTGTTTCCGCCGAGGTCTACTATGTTCGCGAAGGTCACATAAACAACTACGCTCTGAATTTTATTGTTCCCGTCCCGGCAAACGTCAAGGACATTAGTTTCACCTGGCAGTCGCTGGCGGGTCGAGGACTGCCCTATAGCATCAATGTGGTCAGCTCCGATCAGGAAGTGCTGCCACGTCCGGCGATCAATGTGTCGTACAGTGGGGAAATCCCCACCAGCATCCAGACCTGGTCCATTGCCCTCAAGTGCAGCGGGCTAAAGGCAGCGGAGGTGGATGTGACTGTCAGTCTGGAAGTGGTGCTGAACCGATCGCTTAACAATGTGACCCACCTGGTGTTCCGGCGCAAGAAGATTTGCCTTGTCAGCGATAGTGCGGAGGATACATCAGAGGATATGGATGATCCCCAGCTGCTGGAGACCGTGATGCTGCCACCCACCGGATTGATCACCCTCGTGGTTGGTGTTTCTGTGGCCATGGGCTCCGTGTGCCTGCTTCTGATGATTGCTTACTGTGTCAAAGGAGCGGCGAACAAAAGGCAGCATCATCAGCACGGCGGTCAGCCCATGAGGACATCCAGTTTCCAGAGACTGAACACCCACCCGCCTTGCCAGTCCTCCATGGGATCGGCGGCATACATGACACCCTCAATTATTGCACCAATTCATGGCTCCTCATTGCCACGCAAAGCGCCCGTCTCCGTGGAGCAACAACATCCGGAGGAGTTGCATCGCCGCATTTCCGAGCTGACTGTAGAGCGCTGCAGGGTGCGGCTATCGAGTCTTCTGCAGGAGGGCACCTTTGGACGGGTTTATCGCGGCACCTACAACGACAATCAGGATGTTCTGGTCAAAACGGTGGCGCAGCATGCCAGTCAGATGCAggtcctcctcctgctccaggAGGGAATGCTGCTGTATGGGGCCTCCCATCCCGGAATTCTCTCCGTCCTTGGCGTTTCCATCGAGGATCACACCACACCATTTGTCCTGTATCCCGCCCTGAATAACACCCGTAATCTTAAGCTATTCCTGCTGGATCCAGCTTGTGCCCGCACGGTGACGACCATCCAGATTGTGATGATGGCCTCGCAACTTTCCATGGCCCTGGACCATCTGCACAGCCACGGGGTGGTGCATAAGGATATCGCCACGAGGAACTGTGT TATTGACGATCAGCTGCGGGTGAAGCTGTCCGACAGTTCACTGTCCCGGGATCTCTTCCCCTCGGACTACAACTGCCTGGGGGACAGTGAAAATAGGCCTGTTAAGTGGATGTCCCTGGAGGCCCTGCAACACAAGCAGTTCTCCGAGGCCAGCGACTCGTGGGCCTTCGGCGTGCTGATGTGGGAGCTGTGCACGTCCGCCAAACAACCCTATGCCGAGGTTGATCCCTTCGAGATGGAACACTACCTCAAGGACGGCTATCGGCTGGCCCAGCCCTTCAACTGCCCCGATGAGCT GTTTACGATCATGGCCTATTGTTGGGCTCTTCTACCTGGCGAGCGGCCGACCTTCGCCCAGCTGCAATCTTGTCTCTCCGAATTCTATTCACAAATCACGCGGTATGTCTAG
- the LOC108033358 gene encoding uncharacterized protein LOC108033358: MPNRPTRKKDPRILLQNFLALCLWLPLLAQSADGMRCRFPYERVRENYCYFIADEEPLHTSFHNFCYQDKRTSRVCLDSEEEMRALAQHLVEMGYPNGTQFWSAGHRWPGDNRFYWNYFGRARPLNYSNWAVDEPTPQMGRNCLILTLRGGQLVMSSESCYTRAVDICEQTLNGTDARSVIH; this comes from the exons ATGCCGAATCGCCCGACGCGGAAGAAAGATCCCCGCATTCTACTCCAGAATTTCCTGGCGTTATGTCTATGGCTTCCTCTCCTGGCTCAGTCCGCCGATGGAATGCGGTGCCGGTTTCCCTATGAGAGGGTCAGGGAAAACTACTGCTACTTCATTGCCGATGAAGAGCCGCTG CACACATCGTTCCACAACTTCTGCTACCAGGACAAGCGCACCTCGCGGGTTTGCCTGGATAGTGAGGAGGAGATGCGGGCTCTGGCCCAGCACTTGGTCGAGATGGGCTACCCGAATGGAACCCAGTTCTGGAGTGCAGGCCATCGCTGGCCGGGGGACAACCGCTTCTATTGGAACTACTTTGGAAGGGCTCGACCCCTGAACTACTCAAACTGGGCGGTGGACGAGCCAACACCCCAAATGGGCCGAAACTGCCTGATCCTCACGCTCCGAGGCGGACAACTCGTAATGAGCAGTGAGTCCTGCTACACTCGAGCGGTCGACATATGCGAACAGACCCTCAACGGTACAGATGCCCGCTCTGTCATCCACTGA
- the LOC108033328 gene encoding uncharacterized protein LOC108033328: MGKEFYLFIFGIAVCKCEDLFDRIGDGHYFIGNEKTAGHYFDWFVARRDCWDRISTLLSVENAEELGNLQQYILSRGFPDGSTFATSGSSFKGKTHYSWEAVDEPLTFAHWLPGSEAEIDGTGTGTGTFLSLQLANSSLYMRPSYGQDDYYICEYKFSLRQLALSLETQAWSCLFVLGVLLWLCYFACLLRWKAKKETIQHSEDKMNLIA, encoded by the exons ATGGGAAAGGAATTTTATTTGTTCATATTTGGGATAGCTGTGTGCAAATGTGAAGATCTTTTCGATCGAATCGGAGACGGTCATTACTTTATAGGCAACGAGAAGACA GCGGGGCACTACTTTGATTGGTTCGTCGCCCGGCGCGATTGCTGGGACAGAATCTCAACACTTTTATCCGTGGAGAATGCGGAGGAGCTTGGGAACCTACAGCAGTATATCTTATCTCGTGGGTTTCCCGACGGAAGCACTTTCGCCACATCGGGCAGCAGCTTCAAAGGCAAGACACACTATTCCTGGGAGGCGGTGGACGAGCCATTGACCTTCGCCCACTGGCTGCCCGGCTCTGAGGCCGAGATCGACGGAACCGGAACCGGAACCGGAACCTTTCTCAGCCTGCAACTGGCCAACTCCTCGCTGTACATGCGACCCTCCTACGGCCAAGACGACTACTACATCTGCGAGTACAAGTTCTCCCTTCGGCAACTCGCGCTCTCCCTGGAAACGCAAGCCTGGAGTTGTTTATTCGTCCTGGGGGTTTTACTGTGGCTTTGTTACTTTGCATGTCTTCTCAGATGGAAAGCGAAAAAAGAGACAATCCAACATTCAGAGGACAAGATGAATCTTATAgcataa